The following are from one region of the Fusarium verticillioides 7600 chromosome 1, whole genome shotgun sequence genome:
- a CDS encoding E3 ubiquitin-protein ligase UBR1: MAQSMSTQEQQLCQFLADLPSRFNYRFTEDASRELLTSLFWSLAGGKSEYMRLLFPDGKIGEALKLSDSQGAVEGAEYTEAARGKRCGHIFKPGEASYMCRTCGTDETCCLCARCFDSTDHTGHMVRIHISVGNSGCCDCGDDEAWRTPLFCTIHSHVQGGTDKGKGKEAACLPEDLVTNLQMTIGRVFDYICDVISCSPEQLRQAKTQESILEDEQSSRLSSKYYGPDAEPCTEFALILWNDEKHTVQEVQDQVARACRKSRKLAAENAWETDAIGRSILTYMPDVKRLLDMAAIMEAIRVTVTIRSARDTFREQMCGTLVEWLSDISGCSVGHDNSILRRTVCEQVMIPWRQGSQATHTMGLIDDEEEDDQIVDSRRRFDGMNARFILALQAAANTGTGVQIEIDDDSDDGEDEEDADADMDDQGQHSPSSSVAGGDEDEDDDVMMVDARGDVGDLGMNWRDNDQALEEDEATMAGYPPPPPPPPAQVTSQGQGQGQGQAQTQSEAPARARDREATPSDSDTAEPLIAPSIYAKANAEIPKTPGKTEKLVPRPGRYWIETPAVYTQRENVPPAEDVFRRVRLDWLLLFDLRMWKKVRNDLRALYISTVVTIPEFKRVLALRFASLYTILAQLYLVGDREPDHSIINLSLQMLTTPSITAEVVERGNFMTSLLAILYTFLTTRQVGHPWDVSPDAVLGFESGSVTNRRMYHFYQDLKYLFGAPHVQERVRCEPRYLMQFLDLVKLHQCIGPNVRAVVEHVEYEADSWITASLVTRQINLQARNLAEAFRNCPPDEFHYLQQAIRFTAKTVILNSIGAERHRFKQGEIKDEVQFKTLNDFEFDSESSSYDVVKFVVEKDAISFHHALHYTLSWLIECGRSLPVSTMRNLLSFTQQELKSKPRLMGRPQVPRKNYTAEDYLIASFDFPLRVCAWLAQIKANMWVRNGISLRHQASTYRGVGQRDVSHHRDIFLLQTALVICDPSRVLVSIIDRFGMESWVKGLFELKSEAQDDAQHLDVVEDMIHLLIVLLSDRTSLISSEDETKSRLLAMRRDITHVLCFKPLSFNEICNKLPEKYQEQEDFHRVLDEMATFKPPEGVSDVGTFELRPEYIEEIDPYIAHYNKNQREESELAYRKKMAKRTGKTAEEIVYEPKARPVPSGMFEDLGAFTSTGMFAQVIYYSLLYPLVAGKFTPSVPFTRLETFLQVVLHLMLIAILEDKSTDDDMSEESPKSFVHIALTKFGRSNFMPEAHSSRTIVSLLNMMSTKDEFKAVHPKIALVLKRLRQKRPRTFETAYVNLGASVDRISTASPANTSAEEERERRKKAALSRQAKVMAQFQQQQKSFMENQASFDWGSDIDEDEDEEGDGEQTEDRKHNWKYPVGTCILCQEEPDDRHLYGTFAHFNESRILRQTDFQDPDFVREASQTPCSLDRSAEDVRPFGIAHENRKMVEKVNAQGETFLAERQTIGKGFPSNVCRSGPVASGCGHMMHYRCFEVYYEATVRRHTHQIARHHPEDTKRNEFVCPLCKALGNAFVPIIWKGIDESYPGYLQSQGTFEEFVEKQMGSAYWIGGSKAREDEPTIPDMFTPSLPGSLVESLLPAQASSDTLWGRDDAESHSSTVGTPASYAFSDSVTPEPAQPQPATTATTNNNTDGSQLMNELLAAYRRLRNTLRVNGLRTSHLIDAKGDNVGELCASDTLVKSVGFTISSIEVQQRGIEAQPGMTLLEKIPEHILSHLRVLSETVSSYIAVGAQSGGGENKIETEFRKDSERQHCQLFMSRYFGTGTPHARRPLDVYPPLLSMDSFLFLVECSYGLVPLQKAEISHVLRLCYLAELVKLVYHMGRNIPVASWVGNLTNRHTQDPAINNFADFALGVTKTGVDFHAAQFPEGVEFGENRGFQQPGVDTLESWYTFSKKYALTFLRKCVIFLYVKYGVDFNSHVSPSPDADELERLTEALRVPTFDEMCAAITDNASACGWPQTTSALVSGWVKHQVMWPGDYSEIPLSAMMSHPGIFELIGLPKNYDALIEEATRRKCPTTGKELTDPVICLFCGELSCSQGTCCQKMDNSAERTEHTKIGGAQQHMRKCQRNIGVFLNVRKCSVVYLFRLSGSFTPAPYIDKYGETDPQLRHGRQLFLNQKRYDSMIRNTVLNHGVPSLISRKLEAEINNGGWDTL; the protein is encoded by the exons ATGGCCCAATCTATGTCGACCCAGGAGCAACAGCTCTGCCAGTTCTTGGCCGACCTGCCCTCCCGCTTCAACTACCGCTTCACCGAAGATGCTTCACGCGAGCTGCTTACCAGCCTCTTCTGGTCTCTCGCTGGAGGAAAAAGTGAATACATGCGATTGCTCTTTCCGGACGGTAAAATCGGAGAGGCACTCAAGCTGAGCGACTCTCAAGGCGCAGTTGAGGGAGCAGAGTATACTGAAGCAGCGCGGGGGAAGCGATGTGGGCACATCTTCAAACCTGGTGAGGCATCGTACATGTGCCGCACCTGTGGTACCGACGAAACTTGCTGCCTATGTGCCCGATGCTTCGACTCGACCGACCATACAGGGCACATGGTTCGAATCCACATATCAGTAGGAAATAGTGGTTGCTGTGACTGtggagatgacgaggcatGGCGAACACCTCTGTTCTGCACCATTCACTCTCACGTTCAGGGAGGTACGGACAAGgggaagggaaaagaggCGGCCTGTCTGCCTGAGGACCTTGTCACGAATCTACAGATGACCATTGGTCGTGTTTTCGACTACATCTGCGACGTCATCTCATGCTCCCCAGAACAGCTGCGACAGGCCAAGACACAAGAATCGATTCTCGAAGACGAGCAGTCATCACGCCTCTCCTCGAAATACTACGGTCCCGATGCCGAGCCATGTACAGAATTCGCCCTGATTCTTTGGAATGACGAGAAACATACCGTTCAAGAAGTTCAGGACCAGGTCGCCCGCGCTTGTCGAAAAAGCCGTAAGCTGGCTGCAGAGAATGCCTGGGAGACTGATGCTATTGGACGAAGTATCCTGACGTATATGCCCGACGTGAAGCGACTCTTGGACATGGCAGCTATAATGGAGGCCATCAGAGTTACAGTCACGATTCGGTCTGCAAGAGACACCTTCCGCGAACAAATGTGCGGCACCCTCGTTGAGTGGTTGAGTGATATATCTGGTTGCTCTGTCGGCCACGACAACAGTATTCTCCGGCGCACAGTTTGTGAACAGGTAATGATTCCCTGGCGTCAAGGGAGCCAAGCGACTCATACGATGGGTCTgattgatgacgaggaggaggatgaccAGATTGTCGACAGTAGACGCCGATTTGATGGCATGAATGCTAGGTTCATTCTGGCTTTGCAGGCTGCAGCCAACACCGGTACCGGCGTTCAGATAGAAATTGACGACGACTccgatgatggagaggacgaagaagatgcgGATGCAGACATGGAcgatcaaggccaacatTCTCCTTCCAGCTCAGTGGCTGGAGgagacgaagacgaggatgacgacgtCATGATGGTCGATGCCCGCGGAGACGTCGGAGACCTTGGAATGAATTGGAGAGATAACGACCAGGCtttggaagaagacgaagcaaCAATGGCAGGCTatccaccacctcctccgcctcctcctgctcaagTTACGTCTCAGGGCCAGGGTCagggtcaaggccaagcccaGACACAATCTGAGGCTCCAGCTAGAGCCAGGGACAGAGAAGCAACACCATCCGACTCGGATACAGCGGAGCCCCTAATCGCTCCTTCGATTTACGCAAAGGCAAATGCGGAAATTCCCAAAACTCCTGGTAAGACCGAGAAGTTAGTTCCTAGACCTGGGCGATATTGGATCGAGACACCTGCCGTTTATACACAGCGTGAGAACGTGCCTCCAGCTGAGGATGTATTCCGCCGTGTTCGCCTCGACTGGCTGTTGTTATTTGATTTGCGGATGTGGAAGAAGGTGAGAAACGACCTTCGAGCTCTGTACATCTCCACGGTTGTGACTATTCCCGAATTCAAGAGAGTACTGGCCCTCAGATTCGCCAGTCTTTACACAATCCTGGCTCAGCTTTATCTGGTTGGAGACCGAGAGCCAGACCACTCCATTATcaacctttctcttcagaTGCTCACCACCCCCTCAATTACTGCAGAAGTTGTCGAGCGCGGAAACTTTATGACCAGCTTGTTGGCAATTCTATACACCTTCTTGACAACTCGTCAAGTTGGGCACCCTTGGGATGTGTCCCCCGATGCAGTCTTAGGCTTCGAAAGCGGGTCGGTCACCAACAGGCGCATGTATCACTTTTACCAAGACCTGAAGTATCTTTTCGGCGCCCCTCATGTACAGGAACGCGTTAGATGTGAGCCCCGCTACCTCATGCAgttccttgaccttgtcaagCTACATCAATGTATTGGGCCGAACGTCAGGGCCGTGGTTGAACACGTGGAATACGAGGCCGACTCCTGGATTACAGCATCCCTTGTAACCAGGCAAATCAACCTGCAAGCACGAAACCTTGCTGAGGCGTTCCGTAACTGCCCCCCAGATGAGTTCCACTACCTACAACAAGCAATTCGCTTCACGGCGAAGACGGTCATCTTGAACTCCATCGGCGCTGAACGTCATCGATTTAAGCAAGGTGAAATCAAAGACGAGGTGCAGTTTAAGACATTAAATGATTTTGAGTTCGATAGCGAATCGTCATCGTATGATGTCGTCAAGTTCGTTGTCGAGAAGGACGCGATCAGCTTCCACCATGCGCTGCACTACACCCTGTCCTGGCTCATTGAGTGTGGCCGGTCTCTTCCTGTGTCAACAATGCGGAACCTTCTGAGCTTTACTCAACAGGAGCTCAAATCTAAACCACGACTGATGGGGAGACCTCAAGTACCGCGAAAGAATTACACGGCAGAGGATTATCTCATCGCGTCTTTCGACTTCCCTCTCCGTGTTTGCGCTTGGCTTGCCCAGATCAAAGCCAACATGTGGGTTCGCAATGGAATCAGCCTGCGACACCAAGCCAGTACGTATCGCGGTGTCGGTCAACGAGACGTATCTCATCATCGGGATATCTTTTTACTTCAGACTGCTTTGGTGATTTGTGATCCAAGCCGGGTACTGGTCTCGATCATAGACCGCTTTGGAATGGAAAGCTGGGTCAAGGGTTTATTCGAGCTCAAATCTGAAGCTCAGGATGATGCTCAGcaccttgatgttgtcgaaGATATGATTCATCTTCTGATCGTCCTGCTAAGCGACCGGACCTCTTTGATATCTTCGGAGGATGAGACCAAGTCCAGGCTCTTGGCCATGCGCCGCGACATTACTCACGTGTTGTGTTTCAAGCCGCTATCGTTCAACGAGATCTGTAACAAACTGCCTGAGAAgtatcaagagcaagaggaCTTCCATCGagtgcttgatgagatggccACTTTCAAACCACCAGAGGGTGTCTCCGATGTTGGTACTTTCGAACTTCGACCTGAGTAtattgaggagattgaccCTTATATCGCTCACTACAACAAGAACCAGCGTGAGGAGTCGGAGCTAGCTTAccgaaagaagatggcgaaaCGGACAGGAAAGACTGCTGAAGAAATTGTATACGAGCCCAAGGCCCGACCAGTCCCTTCGGGCATGTTTGAGGACTTGGGCGCTTTCACGAGTACCGGCATGTTTGCTCAAGTCATTTACTACTCACTCCTTTATCCCCTGGTGGCCGGCAAATTCACTCCCTCCGTTCCTTTTACTCGACTGGAAACATTTCTCCAAGTTGTCTTGCATCTTATGCtcatcgccattctcgaggaCAAGTCAACTGACGATGATATGAGCGAAGAATCTCCAAAGTCCTTTGTCCACATCGCCCTCACAAAGTTCGGCCGCAGCAACTTTATGCCTGAAGCCCACAGTTCAAGAACAATCGTGTCTCTGCTGAATATGATGTCAACCAAGGACGAGTTCAAGGCAGTTCATCCTAAAATCGCACTCGTTCTAAAGCGCCTGCGCCAGAAACGTCCTCGCACTTTTGAGACAGCGTATGTGAACTTGGGTGCTTCCGTAGACCGTATAAGCACCGCGTCACCAGCAAACACATCCGCTGAGGAAGAGCgcgagagaagaaagaaggcAGCTCTGAGCCGCCAAGCCAAGGTCATGGCGCAattccaacagcagcagaagagtTTCATGGAAAACCAGGCTTCTTTTGACTGGGGCAGTGATatcgatgaagatgaggacgaagaaggcgatggcGAGCAAACGGAGGACCGAAAACACAACTGGAAGTACCCAGTGGGAACTTGCATCCTGTGTCAGGAGGAGCCGGACGATCGTCATCTCTATGGGACTTTTGCTCACTTCAACGAAAGCCGCATCCTCCGGCAGACAGATTTCCAAGACCCTGATTTCGTTCGCGAAGCATCGCAAACACCATGCAGTCTTGATCGATCGGCCGAGGATGTTCGACCATTCGGTATTGCTCACGAGAACCGCAAGATGGTGGAAAAAGTCAACGCTCAAGGTGAAACGTTTCTCGCAGAGAGACAGACAATCGGTAAGGGTTTTCCTTCCAACGTCTGTCGGTCAGGCCCAGTGGCAAGTGGTTGCGGGCATATGATGCATTATCGCTGCTTTGAAGTTTACTATGAAGCGACTGTTCGCCGTCATACGCATCAGATTGCCAGGCATCACCCAGAAGATACCAAGCGTAATGAGTTTGTCTGTCCTCTATGTAAGGCGCTAGGCAATGCATTTGTACCGATTATCTGGAAGGGCATAGACGAGTCATACCCAGGCTACCTCCAGTCTCAAGGTACATTCGAAGAATTCGTCGAGAAGCAAATGGGATCTGCTTACTGGATTGGTGGAAGCAAGGCACGGGAGGACGAGCCTACTATACCTGACATGTTTACTCCAAGTCTCCCGGGAAGCCTCGTTGAGTCCTTACTCCCAGCCCAAGCTTCGAGCGACACCTTGTGGGGAAGAGATGATGCAGAGTCTCATTCGTCAACTGTCGGCACACCTGCAAGCTACGCATTCTCTGACTCGGTTACCCCTGAGCCGGCGCAACCTCAACCCGCCACTACTgctaccaccaacaacaacacagaTGGCAGCCAGTTGATGAACGAGCTATTAGCCGCCTACCGCCGACTGAGGAATACACTCCGTGTCAACGGTCTTCGTACTAGCCACCTCATTGACGCTAAGGGTGACAACGTTGGTGAATTATGCGCCAGCGACACACTGGTGAAGTCTGTGGGCTTCACGATCTCTTCAATCGAAGTCCAGCAGCGAGGCATTGAAGCCCAGCCAGGCATGACGCTCCTAGAGAAGATCCCTGAGCACATCTTGTCGCACCTCAGAGTCCTATCAGAGACTGTATCTTCCTACATCGCTGTTGGGGCGCAATCTGGTGGTGGCGAGAACAAAATCGAAACCGAATTCAGGAAGGACAGCGAGCGGCAACACTGTCAGCTGTTCATGTCGAGATACTTCGGTACTGGAACTCCCCATGCTCGCCGACCTCTGGATGTGTACCCTCCACTACTGAGCATGGACTCGTTCCTGTTCTTGGTGGAATGCTCCTACGGTTTAGTGCCGCTCCAGAAAGCTGAAATTTCTCATGTTCTTCGGCTTTGTTATCTGGCAGAACTTGTGAAGCTGGTGTATCACATGGGGCGTAATATTCCTGTCGCTAGCTGGGTTGGCAATCTCACCAACCGCCATACGCAGGACCCGGCCATCAACAATTTTGCAGACTTTGCCCTCGGCGTTACGAAGACTGGGGTCGATTTCCATGCGGCCCAATTCCCTGAAGGCGTTGAATTTGGCGAGAACCGTGGCTTCCAGCAACCAGGCGTGGACACTCTAGAGAGCTGGTATACCTTTTCCAAGAAATACGCTCTCACCTTCCTACGGAAATGTGTCATTTTCCTGTATGTCAAGTATGGCGTAGACTTCAACAGTCATGTCTCGCCTTCGCcagatgctgatgagctggaACGCctcactgaagctcttcgagtTCCAACATTTGACGAGATGTGTGCTGCCATCACAGACAACGCGTCAGCTTGTGGCTGGCCTCAGACAACTTCTGCACTGGTGTCTGGTTGGGTAAAGCATCAAGTTATGTGGCCCGGAGACTATAGCGAGATTCCTCTCTCGGCAATGATGAGCCACCCTGGAATCTTTGAACTTATTGGATTACCAAAGAATTACGATGCGCTCATAGAAGAAGCTACCAGACGAAAATGCCCTACCACTGGAAAGGAGCTCACAGACCCTGTCATATGCCTCTTCTGCGGAGAACTATCTTGCAGCCAAGGCACATGTTGCCAGAAGATGGACAATTCTGCCGAGCGAACAGAACACACCAAGATTGGTGGTGCACAGCAGCATATGCGCAA GTGTCAACGGAATATAGGGGTGTTCCTCAATGTGCGTAAGTGCTCGGTGGTATACCTTTTCCGACTTTCGGGATCCTTCACGCCAGCTCCTTATATCGACAAGTACGGAGAGACGGATCCTCAGCTGCGTCATGGGCGACAGCTATTCCTGAACCAGAAACGATATGACTCCATGATACGAAATACGGTGCTCAACCACGGGGTACCGAGCTTGATTAGCCGCAAGTTGGAGGCGGAGATCAATAATGGCGGATGGGATACTTTATAG